Proteins encoded within one genomic window of Methanosarcina barkeri str. Wiesmoor:
- a CDS encoding SWIM zinc finger domain-containing protein, with product MPEESKIACTFKELKWSDLQDWAGGKATAKGIKYQEEGRVREIKYTSAGSLVARVEGTIEYFTEVSLENGKLSSICTCPVGHDCKHGVAAVLEYLDLIEQGEDVPVVTEEDILIKRSRRGFAGAGASETYEAGASSQIFREYLEKLEKPELIEILATFAKKDNMLGRYLKDRQNLASENPEGVIGSIYSEMDELWRELKSSDFWTYEGEEMPDFSEVQVRLESLLDSGHPDELLDIGKELMDRYEEIEEYDEGDIGTQISGCMDVVFRALSQSSLPAHEKMLYALELELKDDYSILNEPALCHTQKEWMLFAEALKIRLQKAEKEKEIDILYESSWERDYVVDRLIDALRKAGHSEEIIPISELEAERTGNYTRLIRELLDSGQKKKAEEWIYRGIKKLREYDPGTAYELLQTLIEINEIEENWPFVAALEAENFFRFPQLSNYIRMQKAAKKIGKWKEIREAALQYVRNGKLPVNQPEIAEELSILPGILPKTGLLEASSLEKIKPPVFDLLIQIAIQENDADEVVHWYEELKKSKGEAEKSRRSILEEEIANAVKDKYPEVSIEIWKNIAEDLISKTKVSSYEVASIYLRKIKETLEPIGKKEEWEAYLRQVREANRFKKKLLEILDRLGKTQIISK from the coding sequence ATGCCAGAAGAAAGCAAAATTGCCTGTACTTTCAAGGAACTTAAATGGAGTGATCTCCAGGACTGGGCTGGAGGAAAAGCCACTGCAAAGGGGATTAAGTATCAAGAAGAGGGGCGAGTGAGAGAAATCAAGTATACTTCCGCAGGCAGCCTGGTCGCGCGAGTAGAGGGGACAATAGAGTATTTCACCGAGGTTTCCCTGGAAAACGGAAAATTGAGTTCTATCTGTACCTGTCCTGTCGGGCATGATTGCAAACACGGAGTTGCAGCCGTACTTGAATATCTCGACCTTATTGAGCAGGGAGAAGATGTGCCGGTTGTTACTGAGGAAGACATCCTTATTAAAAGATCTAGAAGAGGATTTGCAGGAGCCGGAGCTTCTGAAACCTATGAGGCCGGGGCATCTTCGCAGATTTTCCGCGAATATCTGGAAAAGCTGGAAAAACCGGAATTAATCGAGATACTGGCAACGTTTGCAAAAAAAGATAACATGCTTGGCAGATATCTGAAGGACCGCCAGAACCTTGCATCTGAAAATCCGGAAGGAGTTATTGGGAGTATCTATTCCGAGATGGACGAGCTATGGAGAGAATTAAAGAGTTCTGATTTCTGGACTTACGAAGGCGAAGAAATGCCTGATTTTTCAGAGGTACAGGTTCGGCTGGAAAGCCTCCTTGATTCAGGGCATCCTGACGAGCTGCTTGATATTGGAAAAGAGCTCATGGATAGATATGAAGAAATTGAGGAATATGATGAAGGAGATATAGGAACACAAATCTCCGGCTGTATGGATGTGGTGTTCAGGGCTTTATCCCAATCCTCTCTTCCTGCACATGAGAAAATGCTTTACGCCCTTGAGCTTGAGCTAAAAGACGATTACAGCATTCTTAATGAACCTGCTCTCTGCCATACTCAGAAAGAATGGATGCTATTTGCAGAAGCCCTGAAAATCCGGTTGCAGAAAGCTGAAAAAGAAAAAGAAATAGATATCCTGTACGAGTCATCCTGGGAAAGAGATTATGTTGTTGACAGGCTTATCGATGCCCTGAGAAAAGCTGGGCATTCGGAAGAGATTATCCCAATCTCCGAGCTCGAAGCCGAAAGGACAGGCAATTATACAAGGCTTATTAGAGAACTGCTTGATTCCGGGCAAAAAAAGAAAGCTGAAGAATGGATTTATAGGGGAATCAAGAAACTGAGAGAATATGATCCTGGCACCGCCTATGAGCTCTTGCAAACTCTTATTGAAATTAACGAAATAGAGGAAAACTGGCCTTTCGTGGCTGCCCTTGAAGCGGAAAATTTTTTCAGATTTCCACAACTGTCCAACTATATCAGGATGCAGAAAGCCGCTAAAAAGATTGGGAAATGGAAGGAAATCCGAGAGGCTGCCCTCCAGTATGTGAGAAACGGAAAATTGCCAGTCAACCAGCCCGAAATTGCAGAAGAGCTTTCAATTCTTCCCGGCATTCTTCCGAAAACAGGGCTGCTGGAAGCAAGCTCGTTAGAAAAAATTAAACCTCCTGTCTTTGATTTGTTAATACAGATAGCTATTCAAGAAAATGATGCTGACGAGGTAGTTCACTGGTATGAAGAGCTTAAAAAAAGCAAAGGTGAAGCCGAGAAATCCAGACGATCCATTTTAGAAGAAGAAATTGCGAACGCCGTAAAGGACAAATATCCTGAGGTTTCGATTGAAATCTGGAAAAACATTGCAGAAGACCTGATCTCCAAAACAAAAGTAAGCTCATATGAAGTAGCATCAATATACCTCCGGAAAATAAAGGAGACTCTGGAACCTATTGGAAAGAAAGAAGAGTGGGAAGCTTATCTCAGGCAGGTTCGGGAAGCAAACAGGTTCAAGAAAAAGTTGCTTGAAATTCTGGATCGATTGGGAAAAACACAAATCATTAGCAAGTGA
- a CDS encoding C1 family peptidase, with protein sequence MIGIAAAFEKVKIPDTEETFSTGWLPPLPDLRDYTEGTIEDAKIPKMAEKLGLLSSKKKSKAPELPTSVDLRNWCSPIENQMDLGSCTAHAGIGVIEYFQRRAFGKYIDGSRLFVYKTTRNLMGVKGDTGAWLRDTMAALVLCGVPPEKYHPYTDRKIPGPAGEPTFDEEPSNFVYSLADNFEALKYFCHDPQGMNILPADVLISVKKYLAAGIPSMFGFFGFPSFNDTDIKGGIPFPSPKEQAIWGHAVVAVGYDDNMKIKNTLSNNETTGALLIRNSWGTGWGEQGYGWLPYEYVLSKFAVDFWSLISMNWIDTGNFGLKL encoded by the coding sequence ATGATTGGTATAGCAGCTGCTTTTGAAAAAGTGAAGATTCCGGACACTGAAGAAACTTTTTCAACTGGTTGGCTCCCTCCATTACCGGACTTGAGAGATTACACAGAAGGAACAATAGAAGATGCCAAAATTCCCAAAATGGCAGAAAAACTTGGTCTCCTGTCCTCCAAAAAGAAATCTAAAGCTCCTGAACTGCCCACATCGGTAGACCTTAGAAACTGGTGTTCACCGATTGAAAATCAGATGGATCTGGGTTCCTGTACTGCCCACGCAGGCATAGGAGTGATTGAATACTTCCAGAGGAGGGCTTTTGGAAAATACATTGATGGATCAAGGCTTTTTGTTTACAAGACGACAAGAAACCTAATGGGCGTTAAAGGAGATACCGGAGCCTGGCTCCGAGATACTATGGCAGCTCTTGTTCTTTGCGGGGTTCCTCCTGAAAAATATCACCCTTATACTGACAGAAAAATCCCAGGACCGGCAGGGGAACCAACCTTTGATGAAGAACCCTCGAATTTTGTATATTCGCTTGCCGATAATTTTGAAGCCCTTAAATATTTCTGCCACGATCCTCAGGGTATGAACATCCTGCCTGCAGATGTTCTTATTAGTGTGAAAAAGTACCTTGCAGCAGGAATACCTTCAATGTTCGGTTTCTTTGGGTTTCCCTCTTTCAACGATACAGATATAAAAGGCGGAATTCCCTTCCCAAGTCCCAAAGAACAGGCAATATGGGGCCATGCAGTCGTTGCTGTCGGATATGACGATAACATGAAAATCAAAAACACCCTTAGCAACAATGAAACCACAGGTGCCCTTCTGATTCGCAACTCCTGGGGTACAGGCTGGGGAGAGCAGGGATATGGCTGGCTTCCCTATGAATATGTCCTGAGTAAGTTCGCAGTGGATTTCTGGTCTCTTATCTCAATGAACTGGATTGACACGGGTAATTTCGGACTTAAACTCTGA
- a CDS encoding type II secretion system F family protein, with protein sequence MSENSSDDIVGMINRLNGCSSTVAIQEYGCLRGGNMTYTILDELAYQFYGDFFYKNKDYFQDLKVKIRHSHISMSVDQYLASTFMYSVIVGIAEGVFGLWLGLKIFGNPVSRLSLFVDPGHADIAGKYVYPLALLVGLILFLVSFFVVFLVAYIYPYFQANNRQASIDKSMLPAITYMYALTKGGMSIYDVFRSLSRYSYIFGATAEEISYVVRDMDYLGKDFITSLKIAKERTPSEIFKDFVDGLIIVSSSGTITEYVKNKSEQYQGLAEMANRNLLQRLDVLAEIYVTALVAGPLFVMVTLVVLQFFLPASAQILYMLIYIILPLATLLYLVLLDTVGELSIDPKKGDVRSFTINLSDIPEIDSELTEEVEQKRKKTYMLYRGLYRLRDMVLNPYRTIRNEPRYTFFFGVPLGLYYLTQLPRNLRNSLFSSFHHLSISFDHVSDSAIKLVTAVDDYFVIFIVVALIPFIIFYEIKAWRMRKIDEKMPDFLKSLSSMNESGIMLANSLKIISESKMGILSKELKKLKEDLSWGTSTSKALMNLENSIKTPSSSRILHIIVKANESTSDLKNVLSITAKQARNDEDMKKERSSTMVVYVITIYVAFFVFLFIVYILATNFFPQTSSFSTSSQGIGGIGGYFNVEEYSMLMFHSALVQAFTSGIVAGKMGQGSTYLGLKYSVSMVIITYVAFTMFV encoded by the coding sequence TTGAGCGAAAACTCCAGTGACGACATAGTCGGCATGATCAACCGGCTCAACGGTTGCAGCTCAACGGTTGCTATACAGGAATATGGTTGCTTAAGAGGGGGGAATATGACTTATACTATTCTGGATGAACTAGCATACCAATTTTATGGGGACTTTTTCTATAAAAACAAAGATTATTTTCAGGACTTAAAGGTAAAAATACGTCATTCTCATATCTCTATGTCAGTAGACCAATATCTGGCTTCTACCTTCATGTACTCCGTAATTGTAGGAATTGCTGAAGGAGTCTTTGGCTTATGGCTGGGACTAAAAATCTTTGGGAATCCGGTTTCCCGACTTAGCCTTTTTGTAGACCCTGGACATGCCGACATTGCAGGTAAATATGTATATCCTCTTGCGCTTCTCGTTGGCCTTATACTGTTTCTTGTAAGTTTTTTTGTCGTATTTCTTGTAGCATATATCTATCCTTATTTCCAGGCAAATAACCGGCAAGCTTCTATCGATAAATCCATGCTTCCGGCAATAACTTACATGTATGCCCTGACAAAGGGAGGCATGTCAATTTATGACGTTTTCCGGTCTTTGAGCAGGTACAGCTATATATTTGGGGCAACTGCGGAAGAAATCTCCTATGTTGTAAGAGATATGGACTATCTGGGAAAGGATTTCATAACTTCCCTTAAAATTGCCAAGGAACGCACCCCTTCAGAAATTTTCAAAGACTTTGTTGATGGATTGATTATTGTTTCAAGCAGCGGAACCATAACCGAATATGTCAAAAATAAGTCCGAACAATATCAGGGTCTGGCCGAGATGGCGAATAGAAACCTGTTACAGAGACTTGATGTACTTGCCGAAATCTATGTAACAGCTCTTGTTGCAGGCCCTCTTTTCGTAATGGTAACCCTTGTTGTGCTACAGTTTTTCCTGCCGGCTTCAGCTCAGATCCTTTACATGCTTATTTATATAATACTACCTCTTGCAACCCTGCTTTATTTGGTACTTCTCGATACTGTAGGAGAACTCTCCATTGATCCTAAAAAAGGTGACGTTCGCAGTTTTACAATAAACCTTTCCGATATCCCAGAAATTGACTCAGAGCTTACTGAAGAGGTGGAGCAAAAAAGGAAAAAGACGTACATGCTATACAGGGGACTTTATAGGCTCAGAGACATGGTTCTTAACCCTTACAGAACTATCCGGAATGAGCCAAGATACACGTTTTTCTTCGGAGTTCCACTTGGATTGTACTATCTTACCCAACTTCCAAGAAACCTTAGAAACAGCCTCTTTTCTAGTTTTCATCACCTGAGTATAAGTTTTGACCATGTCTCTGACAGTGCTATAAAGCTAGTTACTGCTGTCGATGATTATTTTGTTATCTTTATTGTTGTTGCCCTTATTCCTTTTATAATTTTTTACGAAATAAAAGCGTGGAGGATGCGCAAAATTGATGAGAAAATGCCCGATTTTTTGAAAAGCCTTTCCAGCATGAATGAATCCGGGATTATGCTTGCAAATTCCTTAAAAATAATATCTGAATCCAAAATGGGAATTCTCAGTAAAGAACTTAAAAAATTAAAGGAAGATCTTTCCTGGGGCACTTCCACCTCTAAAGCCCTTATGAACCTTGAGAACAGCATCAAAACACCTTCTTCAAGCCGAATTCTCCACATTATCGTAAAAGCAAATGAGTCTACAAGTGACCTTAAAAATGTACTCTCGATTACTGCTAAACAGGCTAGAAATGACGAGGATATGAAAAAAGAGCGCTCATCAACAATGGTAGTTTATGTCATTACAATCTATGTAGCCTTTTTCGTTTTCCTGTTCATAGTTTATATCCTGGCTACTAACTTCTTCCCACAAACGTCTTCTTTCTCCACCTCTTCACAAGGAATAGGGGGAATAGGCGGATATTTTAATGTCGAAGAGTACAGTATGCTCATGTTCCACTCCGCCCTAGTACAGGCTTTCACTTCCGGGATTGTTGCCGGGAAAATGGGGCAGGGCTCAACATATCTGGGCCTGAAGTACAGTGTAAGCATGGTAATAATAACTTATGTGGCTTTCACCATGTTTGTTTGA
- a CDS encoding type II/IV secretion system ATPase subunit, with protein MDDVKEMLAKNMFISGLLEKKGNYNSIAEVVKRARSYFDRPLRTLPAYDPEKDGPLVDFIVPDELRELERYWLQEPYTFVSIMEDRRSTYYRLIEPSLTKFEKELLERIYEDFQDILILGSTHSRSEKDTFLVDRALFLLERYKADISKATLLKIIYYLRRNLLGYEKIDPLLYDPYIEDISCDGVGVPLYVYHNRYLNVECNITFEEEELDALVIKMCQLNNKHVSVSQPIVDATIQDGSRLQAVLGREITPRGSSFTIRKFRKDPMTPIDLLSYKTCDLDMLVYFWMVIENGYNMLFAGGTASGKTSILNATSLFMPSTTKIVSIEDTRELLLYHNNWVSGVAREGFAADSSGEITMYDLLRAALRQRPDYIIVGEVRGGEALTLFQAMSTGHATSSTMHAGDVQTVVNRLTHEPINVPHVMLQSLNVLCIQEQVYIEEKRVRRTRSLVEVMNVDPETGDLGINELFNWEPLEDCFINVGDSHILQEIMTVRGWDTSQLRNEIENRRTILAYMYEKGIRNYVQVSIVVQAYQTHPKMVMEAIENDTLESMIQNMTA; from the coding sequence TTGGACGATGTAAAAGAAATGCTAGCGAAGAATATGTTTATTTCGGGGTTATTGGAGAAAAAAGGTAACTATAACTCCATAGCTGAGGTTGTAAAAAGGGCTAGAAGTTACTTTGATAGGCCTTTGAGGACTCTGCCAGCTTATGACCCGGAAAAAGATGGACCTCTTGTAGATTTTATAGTGCCTGACGAATTAAGAGAACTCGAAAGATACTGGCTTCAGGAGCCTTACACTTTTGTATCGATTATGGAAGACCGTAGATCAACATATTACAGGCTTATTGAACCTTCTCTTACAAAATTTGAGAAGGAGCTTCTTGAAAGAATATATGAAGATTTTCAAGATATCCTGATTCTTGGGTCTACGCATTCCAGATCCGAAAAGGATACATTTCTGGTAGATAGAGCCCTCTTTCTTCTTGAACGTTATAAAGCTGACATTTCTAAAGCCACACTCCTAAAAATTATATATTATCTTAGAAGAAACCTGCTGGGATACGAGAAAATCGATCCTCTCCTTTATGATCCTTATATAGAGGACATTTCATGTGATGGAGTGGGAGTCCCTCTCTATGTTTATCATAACAGATATCTCAATGTTGAATGTAATATTACTTTTGAAGAAGAGGAACTTGATGCTCTTGTAATCAAGATGTGCCAGTTGAACAATAAACACGTTTCTGTAAGCCAGCCAATCGTGGATGCAACAATTCAGGATGGTTCAAGACTTCAAGCTGTTTTAGGAAGAGAGATTACCCCCAGAGGCAGTTCTTTTACTATCCGTAAGTTCAGAAAAGATCCAATGACTCCTATAGACCTGCTTAGCTATAAGACGTGCGACCTTGACATGCTTGTGTATTTCTGGATGGTTATCGAAAACGGCTACAACATGCTTTTTGCAGGGGGGACAGCTTCAGGAAAAACGTCTATACTGAACGCTACATCTCTGTTCATGCCTTCTACAACGAAGATAGTTTCGATCGAAGATACAAGGGAACTTTTACTCTACCATAATAACTGGGTTTCCGGGGTTGCAAGAGAGGGGTTTGCTGCAGACTCTTCGGGAGAAATTACCATGTACGACCTCTTAAGAGCCGCTCTCAGACAGCGCCCAGATTATATTATTGTGGGTGAAGTAAGAGGCGGTGAAGCTCTTACTCTTTTCCAGGCGATGTCAACAGGACATGCAACAAGCTCAACAATGCACGCAGGAGATGTACAGACCGTTGTAAACAGGCTCACTCATGAGCCAATAAACGTGCCTCACGTCATGCTGCAGTCTCTGAATGTGCTCTGTATTCAGGAGCAAGTGTACATAGAAGAAAAAAGAGTTAGACGAACCCGAAGTCTTGTAGAAGTTATGAATGTCGATCCTGAAACAGGAGATCTGGGTATAAATGAGCTTTTCAACTGGGAACCTTTAGAGGACTGCTTCATTAATGTAGGGGATTCTCACATTCTACAGGAAATTATGACTGTAAGAGGATGGGATACCAGTCAGTTGAGAAACGAGATAGAGAATCGGAGAACAATTCTGGCTTATATGTACGAAAAAGGCATAAGGAACTATGTTCAGGTGTCCATTGTAGTTCAGGCATACCAGACTCATCCAAAAATGGTTATGGAAGCTATAGAAAACGATACACTAGAGAGTATGATACAGAATATGACTGCTTAA
- a CDS encoding trans-aconitate 2-methyltransferase — protein sequence MSEVNFNSKAFTYADNALVQKSASEVLLNLLSIQPEEDVLDIGCGPGHITKKIAKITNGSVQGIDVSQGMIEQAISSNKDLPNLKYSVMDAENLELNTKFDVIVCNSCFQWFQKPDQVLMRCFNVLKEGGRIGIQAPATQSYCPNFISAIEKIRMHPYTREVFNHFKSPWFFFDSKDEYEQLFRNHGFDIIYSELREESNLFSVEQAYKIYQSGAENGYLNQSYYTVTLTDNYISTFRELVKEALQEQADNSGMINLKFERIYLVAKKQ from the coding sequence ATGTCAGAAGTTAATTTTAATTCTAAGGCTTTTACATATGCAGATAATGCATTGGTTCAAAAATCAGCCTCTGAAGTCCTCTTAAATTTATTATCAATTCAACCTGAAGAAGATGTACTTGATATAGGCTGTGGGCCAGGTCATATCACAAAAAAAATTGCAAAAATTACTAACGGATCTGTACAGGGGATCGATGTTTCTCAAGGTATGATAGAACAGGCAATAAGCTCCAACAAAGATCTTCCCAACTTAAAATATTCTGTCATGGATGCTGAAAATCTTGAACTAAATACAAAATTTGATGTTATTGTGTGTAACTCGTGTTTTCAGTGGTTTCAAAAACCAGACCAAGTATTAATGCGTTGTTTTAATGTGCTTAAGGAAGGAGGTAGAATAGGGATACAGGCTCCAGCTACTCAATCTTATTGCCCTAACTTTATTTCAGCAATAGAAAAAATCCGTATGCATCCATATACACGAGAAGTATTTAATCACTTTAAAAGCCCATGGTTTTTCTTTGACAGCAAGGATGAATATGAGCAACTTTTTAGAAATCATGGATTTGATATAATTTATAGCGAACTTCGTGAAGAGTCAAATCTCTTTTCTGTTGAACAGGCGTATAAAATATATCAATCAGGAGCCGAAAACGGTTACTTGAACCAATCTTATTACACTGTAACTTTGACAGATAATTATATTAGTACATTTCGTGAATTAGTTAAAGAAGCTCTTCAAGAACAGGCAGATAATTCAGGAATGATTAACTTAAAGTTTGAAAGAATCTATTTAGTTGCTAAAAAACAATGA
- a CDS encoding cysteine desulfurase, which translates to MYDVYAVREDFPVLKEVVYLDSTATTQTPIPAVEAMVEYFYRYAGNHGRGAHRLAREATNRYEDARETVAHFLNAEPSKTVLTKNTTEGINLIANSYPWEAGDHIVTTVLEHHSNLLPWLRLQKKGVKVTIVSPDSKGKIDISSIEKAFTEKTRLVAINQVSNVFGSVQDVKNITKLAHRYGIKVLVDGAQSAGHMPVSLKDLNCDFFATAGHKGLLGPQGTGVLYIKEPDVLDSASVGGGTVSDVEGYTYVLEPSPACFEAGTPNIPGVIGLGRAVEYVEKIGVPKIEAHEIKLSRETAKRLSELEHVEVYGPDDRAGIVPFNVKGLHAHDVALILDQTRKICVRSGHHCAIPTIRFLNVDSTVRASFALYNTEEEVDILVNAVAGLKALVS; encoded by the coding sequence ATGTACGACGTATATGCGGTTCGTGAAGATTTCCCTGTTCTTAAAGAAGTCGTGTACCTTGACAGTACGGCAACTACTCAGACTCCGATACCTGCAGTTGAAGCTATGGTCGAGTACTTTTATAGGTATGCTGGCAATCACGGAAGAGGAGCCCACCGTCTGGCCAGGGAAGCTACAAACCGCTATGAAGATGCAAGGGAAACAGTTGCACATTTCCTGAATGCAGAGCCTTCAAAGACCGTTCTTACGAAAAATACCACTGAAGGAATCAATCTCATTGCAAACAGTTACCCGTGGGAGGCTGGAGACCATATCGTTACAACTGTGCTCGAACACCATTCTAATCTCCTGCCCTGGCTGCGCCTGCAGAAAAAAGGAGTAAAAGTTACGATTGTAAGTCCGGACAGTAAAGGAAAAATCGATATCTCTTCGATAGAGAAAGCTTTTACTGAAAAAACCAGATTGGTGGCCATAAACCAGGTTTCAAATGTCTTCGGTTCCGTCCAGGATGTAAAAAACATTACTAAACTTGCCCATCGATACGGCATAAAAGTCCTGGTAGACGGGGCTCAATCTGCAGGACATATGCCGGTCAGCCTTAAAGACCTTAACTGTGATTTCTTTGCAACTGCGGGACATAAAGGCTTGCTTGGACCGCAGGGCACTGGCGTTCTCTATATCAAAGAACCAGATGTGCTCGATAGTGCTTCAGTGGGAGGAGGTACGGTTTCGGATGTTGAAGGATATACTTACGTGCTGGAACCTTCTCCGGCCTGTTTTGAAGCCGGCACTCCGAATATTCCTGGAGTTATAGGCTTAGGAAGAGCAGTCGAATATGTAGAAAAAATAGGGGTGCCGAAAATTGAGGCACATGAAATAAAGTTGTCCAGGGAAACTGCAAAAAGGCTCTCTGAACTTGAGCATGTAGAAGTATATGGGCCTGATGACAGGGCAGGGATAGTACCGTTTAATGTAAAAGGGCTTCATGCCCACGATGTTGCCCTGATCCTTGACCAGACAAGAAAAATCTGTGTAAGGAGTGGGCATCACTGTGCAATTCCAACCATTCGCTTCCTGAATGTAGACAGCACTGTAAGAGCTTCTTTTGCACTCTATAATACCGAAGAAGAGGTAGATATACTGGTAAATGCAGTTGCAGGGCTTAAGGCACTCGTCTCTTAA
- a CDS encoding DUF531 domain-containing protein gives MKHLMLTLGIVNTYDKIKVLDAHYRAIARAAPICHAFGFHLALYDFPFKMTAEELVAYVMEKTTIGESGSYLKILYEKNYLSVSDLPKKGFPSQFGEIVITTSKPDPKRQVPPIKIAEEALRNRSFLFLVGLGHKGLPKELFERGRYHLDITCKGLSLETCTAIGAIPAHLSGLMVNFETKK, from the coding sequence ATGAAGCATCTTATGCTCACCCTTGGGATAGTAAATACCTACGATAAAATCAAAGTTCTAGATGCGCATTATCGGGCAATTGCGAGAGCTGCTCCGATCTGCCATGCTTTTGGATTCCACCTAGCCCTTTACGATTTTCCTTTCAAGATGACTGCAGAAGAACTGGTAGCTTATGTGATGGAAAAAACCACAATAGGAGAATCGGGAAGTTATCTCAAAATTCTTTATGAAAAAAACTACCTGTCAGTATCCGATCTTCCAAAAAAAGGATTCCCTTCCCAGTTTGGGGAAATCGTAATCACTACCTCAAAACCTGATCCAAAAAGACAGGTTCCGCCCATAAAGATTGCCGAGGAAGCTCTTCGAAACCGCTCATTTCTGTTTCTTGTAGGACTCGGACACAAGGGGCTTCCAAAAGAGCTTTTTGAAAGAGGAAGATACCATCTTGACATTACCTGCAAAGGGCTTTCTCTTGAGACCTGTACTGCTATAGGGGCAATCCCGGCACACCTTTCAGGGCTCATGGTAAATTTTGAAACTAAAAAATGA
- a CDS encoding PKD domain-containing protein, with product MKKKEKAYSIALASTLIIFLILASSATAVPINGRDHKFTVPEITGGSGDSSTDTVVLNKLSTEGNATAPESIQATALKLTETPITTNKFEQWDPIVYDNRIVWYDNRNGNWDIYMYDLSTKKETQITTNVSDQYSPYIYGNRVVWVDERNRNPEDFSGNSDIYMYDLSTKKETQITNNEGYLWSSSICGDKMVWTTCPYGDLSDLYDVCMYDISTKTEKMITDNGYSYYPAIYGNKIVWVDYRNGYTDVYMYDISTKKETQITNNESEKMCPAIYGDKIVWMDSRNENWDIYMYDLSTKKETQITTGPSDSLYPAIYGDRIVWNNNRKGNWDVYVYDLATGQEWHTTDKSDQYYSAIYGDRIVWTDMRNGNPDIYMGILSKSSPVAAFSASPTTGKAPLNVAFTDTSTGSPTSWFWNFGDGSKSFLQNPIHKYSKVGKYTVSLTVKNAAGRNTVTKTDYINVVTKPVAAFSASPTSGKAPLNVAFTDKSTGIPTKWKWSFGDGTISREQNPKHQYSQEGNYKITLKVTNVAGSSTVTKTNYIKVTTNTRPGIYSKSEINP from the coding sequence ATGAAAAAAAAAGAAAAAGCATATTCAATAGCTTTAGCTTCAACATTGATTATATTTTTAATTTTGGCCTCATCTGCGACAGCGGTACCGATTAATGGAAGAGATCACAAATTCACCGTACCAGAAATCACCGGCGGATCAGGAGACTCTTCCACTGACACAGTTGTTTTAAATAAGTTATCTACAGAGGGAAATGCTACAGCCCCAGAATCTATACAAGCTACCGCGTTAAAGCTCACTGAAACTCCAATAACTACCAATAAATTTGAACAGTGGGATCCTATTGTCTATGATAACAGGATAGTGTGGTATGATAATCGTAATGGAAACTGGGATATCTACATGTATGATCTCTCCACTAAAAAGGAAACTCAGATCACTACAAATGTATCAGATCAGTATAGCCCCTACATTTATGGTAACAGAGTAGTATGGGTCGATGAGCGCAATAGAAACCCTGAGGATTTCAGTGGGAACTCCGACATTTACATGTATGATCTCTCTACTAAAAAAGAAACTCAGATCACAAACAATGAAGGATATCTATGGAGCTCCTCAATCTGCGGTGACAAGATGGTCTGGACAACTTGTCCCTACGGTGACCTCTCTGATTTGTACGATGTTTGTATGTACGACATCTCCACTAAAACGGAAAAAATGATAACCGACAATGGATACTCATATTATCCTGCAATCTACGGTAACAAGATAGTATGGGTAGACTATCGCAATGGATATACTGATGTCTACATGTATGATATTTCCACTAAAAAGGAAACTCAAATTACTAACAATGAATCAGAGAAGATGTGTCCTGCTATCTACGGCGACAAAATAGTATGGATGGATTCCCGCAACGAAAACTGGGATATCTACATGTATGACCTTTCCACTAAAAAGGAAACTCAGATCACCACCGGTCCATCAGATTCACTTTATCCTGCAATCTACGGTGACAGAATCGTGTGGAATAATAATCGCAAAGGAAACTGGGACGTCTATGTGTACGATCTAGCCACTGGTCAGGAATGGCACACTACTGATAAATCAGATCAGTACTATTCTGCAATCTACGGTGACAGGATAGTGTGGACAGATATGCGTAATGGAAATCCTGATATCTACATGGGTATTCTTTCGAAAAGTTCTCCGGTTGCTGCATTTTCTGCATCTCCAACTACAGGAAAAGCTCCATTAAATGTTGCCTTTACAGATACAAGCACCGGTTCCCCAACTTCCTGGTTCTGGAACTTTGGAGATGGATCAAAGTCATTCCTCCAGAATCCGATCCACAAGTATTCCAAAGTAGGAAAATATACTGTTAGCTTAACGGTAAAGAATGCGGCAGGCCGCAACACGGTAACAAAAACAGATTATATAAATGTAGTAACAAAGCCGGTTGCTGCATTTTCGGCATCTCCGACTTCCGGAAAAGCACCATTAAATGTCGCTTTTACTGATAAAAGTACAGGAATACCGACTAAATGGAAATGGAGTTTTGGAGACGGAACAATTTCAAGAGAACAGAATCCAAAACATCAGTATTCACAGGAAGGAAACTATAAGATTACACTTAAGGTGACCAATGTTGCAGGCAGCAGTACTGTAACAAAAACAAATTACATAAAAGTGACAACAAATACAAGACCAGGTATATACTCTAAAAGCGAAATAAATCCTTAA